A window from Saccharomyces eubayanus strain FM1318 chromosome XIV, whole genome shotgun sequence encodes these proteins:
- the PGA1 gene encoding Pga1p, translating to MQLARTQLGQWLFVFILFSIGFVHANTESILFQVPHNFPLSDVRDRFVSRSDVDTVPFISLLGETMAQVTVKVNTTNAQLGSATYIELKDLQRDETYQIKVCWSAIHPVSIDDLQTIIIPRSTEFQGTTSDHARIVVAFQMMSDSYPSENAMVPIQVSLITTKLGIPVDIYPILVVIVLLIAGLVVTRAPHVLNDLLLKF from the coding sequence ATGCAGCTTGCGCGAACCCAGCTTGGACAATGGctttttgtatttattcTATTTAGCATTGGATTTGTGCACGCTAATACAGAATCGATCCTGTTTCAAGTCCCGCACAATTTCCCACTCTCAGACGTAAGAGACAGGTTTGTTTCCCGCAGCGATGTCGACACCGTTCCTTTTATATCTCTATTAGGCGAAACGATGGCCCAGGTCACCGTCAAGGTTAATACCACCAATGCGCAGCTAGGTAGCGCTACGTATATCGAATTGAAGGACCTGCAACGAGACGAAACATACCAGATAAAAGTATGTTGGTCGGCTATACATCCAGTATCCATCGATGACCTACAGACTATCATAATACCGCGTTCCACTGAATTCCAAGGAACCACATCGGACCACGCGAGAATAGTAGTGGCATTTCAGATGATGTCCGACTCATACCCCAGCGAGAACGCCATGGTCCCAATTCAAGTCTCGTTGATTACTACCAAGTTGGGCATCCCGGTGGATATCTATCCTATCCTGGTCGTTATAGTATTATTAATAGCAGGTCTTGTTGTTACCCGGGCACCACACGTGCTGAACGAtcttttgttgaagttTTAG
- the NSG2 gene encoding Nsg2p gives MANRREPDPKKSTESISSLTKPQLYSLYDDDVVRSEDNDIYEELKRSVSIDSGRYSRDQTIDSTFGYGDKVSSSLPRNPVSSNNLERILSASSIHQNFPSRTMKTRQNFVHYLQAIFFLSLSGIAYHELSRNLHDNHLLHPEFASRPLILGVKICNGVLPDWLGYAIEGVLFGSIIPILDQIFQTEVVKSSVPHDSLPSVIRSINAMLGVTFGIRKIQWNSSLQAAGAWGLLNVILWLFFDGSVSMLLSCICIGIGCCISCYKDIIDGSQLVYFMDFYFLGSLMFGKLGRYLYSH, from the coding sequence ATGGCCAATAGAAGAGAACCGgatccaaaaaaaagcaccGAATCAATTAGTTCTTTAACTAAGCCCCAGCTTTATTCATTGTATGACGATGACGTAGTGAGATCGGAAGATAACGACATTTATGAGGAATTGAAACGGTCTGTCTCTATAGACTCTGGCAGATATAGCAGAGATCAAACGATTGATTCTACGTTTGGATATGGCGATAAGGTAAGTAGTTCGCTCCCTAGGAATCCAGTATCGTCAAATAATTTGGAAAGGATATTATCTGCTTCATCCATTCACCAAAACTTCCCATCCAGGACTATGAAAACCCGTCAGAATTTCGTTCATTACTTGCaagccattttttttttatcattaagTGGCATAGCATACCATGAACTATCAAGAAACTTGCACGATAATCATCTTTTACATCCAGAATTCGCATCAAGACCTCTTATTCTCGGCGTTAAAATATGTAATGGGGTTTTACCGGACTGGTTGGGTTACGCCATTGAGGGGGTGTTATTTGGTTCTATCATACCGATTCTAGATCAGATTTTCCAAACAGAGGTTGTTAAGAGCTCAGTACCCCACGACAGCTTGCCTTCTGTGATTAGAAGCATCAACGCCATGTTAGGTGTCACGTTTGgcataagaaaaatacagTGGAACTCTTCTCTACAAGCTGCAGGTGCATGGGGGCTTCTGAATGTGATATTATGGTTATTTTTCGATGGTTCCGTATCTATGCTACTGAGTTGCATCTGTATCGGGATAGGTTGTTGCATTTCTTGTTATAAAGACATTATTGATGGTTCTCAGTTAGTATATTTCATGGATTTTTACTTCCTTGGTTCTTTAATGTTCGGTAAACTAGGAAGATATTTATATTCTCATTAA
- the CUZ1 gene encoding Cuz1p, with protein sequence MSAAIGGETGMLDVGRHCAYCRQLDFLPFHCSFCNDDFCSKHRLKEDHHCKWLLEQEASSKNNERATMSQSGIGSKNEAYFKSLLPERAHVRVQMADNNREPKRDINIAKVSSSLNSKTLDKIFRFFQRNEKRKNSSKSKKTFGSSSNKIIQLANLKKMAKGDTKIPSQNRIYIWCYSVDGTEKDTGKEDLKEPIYINKLWPVGRAMDYLSIHLNVKSSTLTNSTSNEKFQLYKLKDSGPSGKPISFEKLEPSLRVTNEIKDLDTLYLVHGDADEKFN encoded by the coding sequence atgtcGGCGGCTATTGGCGGAGAAACTGGGATGTTAGATGTGGGAAGACACTGTGCTTATTGCAGGCAGCTGGACTTCCTGCCCTTCCACTGTTCATTTTGCAACGACGATTTCTGCTCCAAGCATAGACTGAAGGAAGACCATCACTGTAAATGGTTGCTGGAACAAGAAGCGTCTTCTAAGAACAATGAAAGAGCAACTATGAGCCAGAGTGGTATAGGCTCAAAAAACGAGGCGTATTTCAAGAGCCTGTTACCAGAAAGAGCACATGTTAGAGTGCAGATGGCGGACAATAATCGGGAACCAAAGAGAGACATCAACATTGCTAAAGTTAGTTCCAGtttaaattcaaagacGTTGGATAAGATTTTTAGGTTTTTTCAGAGGAAtgagaaaaggaagaataGCAGTAAATCCAAAAAGACGTTCGGCTCCTCTTCGAATAAAATCATTCAACTAGCGAACCTCAAGAAAATGGCTAAAGGTGATACGAAGATTCCGTCACAAAatagaatatatatttggTGCTACTCGGTAGATGGTACTGAAAAGGATACTGGCAAAGAAGACTTGAAAGAGcccatatatataaacaaattaTGGCCTGTCGGTAGAGCCATGGACTACCTGTCTATCCACTTGAATGTGAAATCTAGTACTTTGACTAATTCAACTTCCAATGAGAAGTTTCAACTGTATAAATTGAAAGACAGTGGCCCTTCAGGTAAACCGATTTCCTTTGAGAAGCTTGAACCTTCTTTGAGAGTTACTAATGAGATCAAAGACCTTGACACTTTGTACTTGGTTCATGGTGATGCAGACGAAAAATTTAACTAG
- the YGP1 gene encoding Ygp1p yields MKFQVALSALLACSSAVIASPIDSLFKHKSTKTAHSRDINSTLPVWNTTSNTTYANGTNGANGTTSSNNSELQIIVTGGQVPITNSSLTHTNYTRLYNSSSALNITQLYNIARVVNETIQEKSSSGAIVVTNAKSLEAVSFFFSILFDTNKPIVVTEDSAYAIPVANDKGAAKRGVLSVTSDKLVYSGVFTPASTFSYGAGLPVAIVDDQDQVEWFFDASRPTLISSSSVIRKEYNNFTTPFGIFENGAPIVPIVYDGGYSSSLIDSLSSAVQGLVVVSSGSSNSTSSSIASDIIPVVYAEASTPLNFIDKQDVPENAVGAGYLSPVKAQILLSIAAVNGVTSKSALQDIFP; encoded by the coding sequence atgaagTTCCAAGTTGCTCTCTCTGCCCTTTTGGCATGCTCTTCTGCTGTCATTGCAAGCCCAATCGACAGCTTGTTCAAACACAAGTCCACTAAGACTGCGCATAGCAGAGACATTAACTCCACTTTGCCTGTCTGGAATACCACTTCGAACACAACTTATGCTAACGGCACAAACGGTGCAAACGGTACCACTTCCTCCAACAACAGCGAGCTACAAATCATTGTAACAGGTGGTCAAGTCCCAATCACTAACAGCTCTTTGACCCACACAAACTACACTAGATTATACAACAGCTCCTCTGCTTTGAACATTACTCAATTGTATAACATTGCACGTGTTGTAAACGAAACTATCCAAGAGAAATCCTCCTCTGGTGCCATTGTTGTTACCAATGCCAAGTCTTTGGAAGCcgtctctttcttcttctctatCTTATTCGATACCAACAAGCCAATCGTTGTCACTGAAGACTCTGCTTACGCTATCCCAGTCGCTAACGACAAGGGTGCTGCTAAGCGTGGTGTATTGTCCGTTACCTCTGATAAGTTAGTATACTCCGGTGTTTTCACTCCAGCTTCTACCTTTTCTTATGGTGCTGGTTTGCCAGTCGCTATCGTCGATGACCAAGACCAAGTTGAATGGTTCTTCGATGCTTCCAGACCaactttgatttcttctagCTCTGTTATcagaaaagaatacaacAACTTCACTACACCATTCGGTATTTTCGAAAACGGCGCACCAATTGTGCCAATTGTCTACGATGGCGGTTACTCCTCCAGCTTGATTGACTCTTTGAGTTCTGCCGTTCAAGGTTTGGTCGTTGTTTCTTCTGGTTCCAGCAATTCtacttcttcatccatTGCAAGCGACATAATTCCAGTTGTCTACGCTGAAGCCAGTACACCATTGAACTTCATTGACAAGCAAGATGTTCCAGAGAACGCTGTCGGTGCCGGTTACTTATCCCCAGTTAAAGCTCAAATCTTGTTGTCCATTGCTGCTGTTAATGGTGTCACCTCCAAGTCTGCTTTACAAGACATTTTCCcataa
- the IGO1 gene encoding phosphatase regulator — protein sequence MSNENISPNSSNTDLPKLTNDEGEAIDTSKFSPNEMKLLKMYGKLPSKKDIFKHTMEKRKYFDSGDYALQKAGIQNNDPINYGKNNLPLTNPSKLREDIIRRRISTCPSTASTAGVVDNATLIQKEGSISSGPPSSNNGAIGGSTSSTPTGNHGSSPPSLHGSSTR from the coding sequence ATGTCGAACGAAAACATATCTCCCAATAGTAGTAACACTGATTTACCAAAACTGACTAATGATGAGGGCGAAGCTATCGACACAAGCAAATTCTCTCCCAACGAAATGAAACTATTAAAAATGTATGGTAAGTTgccatcaaaaaaagatatttttaaGCATACCatggaaaagagaaaatattttgataGTGGTGATTACGCTTTGCAAAAAGCAGGCATTCAAAACAACGATCCAATAAATTATGGTAAGAATAATCTGCCCTTGACCAACCCTAGCAAGCTACGAGAAGATATaataagaagaaggatAAGCACCTGTCCATCGACTGCGTCTACTGCTGGGGTAGTAGACAACGCAACTTTGATACAGAAGGAGGGCAGTATATCGAGTGGACCACCATCGTCTAACAACGGTGCGATTGGAGGCAGTACGAGTTCAACTCCAACTGGCAATCACGGATCTTCACCTCCTAGTCTACATGGATCATCCACTAGATAA
- the ASI2 gene encoding Asi2p — translation MSTHQYRSHGHRTERDDNDDYLFQRFLVESDTRPNREPSPTTEQSQQELQQDVQQAIDGIFNSLRRNMSSSSNINRATNVDPRRGGNEGINVDNRRAANANAVDSPFLARQQSPLRTFLRNLFILDYFIGLILFPFSVYNILRSGFNSMTFSENDFIIEIVGYWKFAKIFGSNGTTLIAYKDTGKLGLLGKFHNIIVFYSSPMIKFIMKSANGNESKMDWLKQMFSKIFELFVKFSTILIYLIYGVSGTIYMVTAGFFFVLCLLFTVIRRYKGVHRILVSQRMSGPTVF, via the coding sequence ATGTCCACCCACCAATATCGCTCCCATGGTCATCGGACAGAAAGAGACGACAATGACGATTATTTGTTCCAACGATTTCTGGTTGAATCAGACACTAGGCCAAATAGAGAACCATCGCCTACAACTGAACAGTCTCAACAAGAACTACAGCAAGATGTGCAGCAAGCCATCGATGGCATATTCAATTCCCTTAGAAGGAATATGAGTTCGTCCTCTAATATAAACAGAGCTACTAACGTGGACCCAAGGAGAGGCGGAAACGAAGGAATTAATGTAGATAACAGAAGGGCCGCAAACGCAAACGCAGTCGATTCGCCGTTTTTAGCAAGACAGCAAAGTCCTCTTAGAACTTTTCTTAGAAATCTATTCATTTTAGATTACTTTATTGGACTAATACTATTCCCGTTTTCCGTGTATAACATATTGAGAAGTGGATTCAATTCAATGACTTTTTCCGAGAATGACTTTATAATTGAAATTGTGGGGTACTGGAAATTCgcgaaaatttttggttCAAATGGCACGACACTTATTGCCTATAAAGATACAGGCAAATTGGGACTACTTGGCAAATTTCATAATATTATCGTATTTTATTCTTCCCCGATGATAAAATTTATAATGAAAAGTGCCAATGGTAATGAATCAAAGATGGACTGGCTAAAACaaatgttttccaaaatcttCGAATTATTCGTGAAATTCTCTACCATCTTAATATATTTAATCTATGGCGTGAGCGGTACTATATACATGGTTACTgcaggatttttttttgtactGTGTCTCTTGTTTACTGTTATCAGAAGATATAAAGGCGTTCATAGAATACTGGTAAGCCAAAGAATGTCAGGGCCAACTGTTTTTTAA